CGTCCTCCAGGTATTCCCTGTTCATAATAATGTGTCACTTGTGCATAGAAACTCTCGATGGCCTGTTGATAATTCCCATCGGATAATTGGGGCTGCACAACATCTAAAATCGACTCAATCCGAGAAGAAGTAATGTAATGCTTCAAATTTCCTGTTGCCCAGATATAAAGCTTCCGTTGTGACATATTAATCATTAAGACAATACCATTATTCCCTTGCCCAACTTTTTGGGCTAAATAATTAACCGCAAAATCTTTGGGTGACTCAGTATTATCCATAGTTGTGACTACAAATATCCCAGCTTTGGTCTGATTTGCAAGAAGTTGAGCTTCTTGCTCAAGGGATTGTGTTGGGCCAGTCAAAAGACCAGCCTGATCATCAATACCTACTTGTTGTGCAAAACTTTTTTTAGTGAAAGCAAACAGGGCAAAAAGTGTAATTACTGTAAAAAGTAGTGTTAAAAATATTCGTTTCTTTTTCATGAGACAAACCACCCCACAATCACTCCAAGTATAAGCACGGAAATGAAAATAAGAAGTGCCACCAGAACGAGTTTCATTTTATCCACAGGAAGGATCCCAGCAGTTTTACCTGTTTGGCCATTCATCGCATAATAGAAAAGTTTATCACTATTTTTTTGACGATAGGTCACGAGCCAGAGGGGTAAAAGCACATAATCACTTTCCAAATTCTTAATATTTTGTTGAGATTGGACACTGGTAACAGCAGTATAACCTTGGATTGTGTCCCGCATGAGTGCTTCGGAATACTGACGTAATTCGCTATCCACGCGTTCTTTGATTTCCGCATACTCAATATCTCTTTTTTCAGTTAAAAAACCTGAAAGATACTGATTTTTAAAAGATACTGCCTTAGATAAATCGAAGGGTTGAACGGCGCCGACCATTTTTTCAGGTTCATTTTTTTTCAAGGCATTTTTAACTAAGTCTTGAAAAGTGCTCTTCCCTTCTCGGATGACTTGGTATTGTTTGGTTTCTGTGTATTCTAAATCTCCAACAATCCAGACCCGGATCCTATTGGCACGTGCTTGTAATTGTCCTTCTAAATCTGCACCGACAACCCAATAAGGGAAATAAACACCTTGAAGTTGCTTGATTTGTTTTTTATCAAAGAAATCTTTGGGGACAAATTTCTTTTTGCCCACCCAGTCGAGGAAAGCTTTTTCAGCATCCTTCTGTTCAATCTGGAAGGGGAGCACTTTTTCGGGGAGAAATTTCCCGGAGAGGCGCTCTGAAAGAACGACGGGATTGTGACAATAATAGCAGAAAGTAGAAGCAGTAGTTGCATCTGTCACAATTTCGGCGCCACATGAAGGACAAACAAAGAGCCCAACCTGATCGTCAATCGGTGATTCTGCAGTATCCGCTTCTAGAGGAACATCTGGGACACTTTTTTCTGATATTCCTTTGTCTTCTTGTTTAGCTTCAAAGGCAGTAACTTCCTCCTCCGTAAAAGTAGACAAGCAGTACTGGCAATGAAACTTTTGACTTTTAGGATCAAATAAGAGGGGACCGCCACAGTTAGGACAGAGATGGGTGAGAACCTTTGACTGGCTCATAATTTACCTCTTTTCTGATTTTTATAAAGGTTTAGCAACGAAAGGTTGCCCACATTCCGGACAGAATTTTGGCACACCATTCGCTAAATTAACGACTGCATTACAAGCTGAACAAGCCATTTCAATCTTTAAGTTAGCTGCGGCTTCAGGTTTTTTCTCCCCACAGTTAGAACAGAATTTACCCGCGTTTTCTGTACCACAAGCTGAACATGTCCACATATCTTCCGATTTTGTCGCAGTCTTTTCTTGCTGAGCCATTTGAGCTTGGTTTGATGCACTGGCTTGACCAAGAACATCTCCCGCTTGGTTCATTCCCATACCCATTCCCATAAAGGCTTGCATGGCTCCACCCGTATTGCTTCCAGCTGCTTCAATACCACGTGCCACAGCGCCTTGCATATAGCCTTCACGGACACTTGGATCACCGAGCATTGCCCCTTGATTACGCATATTGATTAGCTTTTGGCTATCATCTGTGTAACTGATTGAGCTTACAGCAACAGCGACTACTTCGATTCCACGAAGTTTACGCCATTCTTCGTCAAGTGTATCTGCCATATATTTTGAAAGTTCAACAGATTTTGAAGGGAGGAAAGAAACGCGCTCACCTTGCGCGGAGTAGAGATTGATTGATGTATTTAATGCTGTTAAAAATTCTTGGAGATATTGTTCGTTGATATCTGAAATTTCAACTTGCGTTTGATTTTTAGGAATAGCATTAGCATAGAACAAGATAGGGTCTGTAATTCTTATCGAATATGTTCCGTGCGTACGGAGAAAGAGTTCCGCATTGTAGAAGTTATCAAAGTATTGTAAAGGCGTTGCTGTTCCAAACTTAATACCTTTAATTTCTTGAAGGTTAATATAGAAAACTTCTTGTTTTTGAGGTGTCACACCACCAAATTTAAAACGGAAGAAGGCTTCTTGAACAGATTCTTTAAGTCCACCGTTAAACATAGAAGGTGCAGTATCATTTTTGACCGTATAATAACCTTCCTCTGCGGTATAGTCAATAATTTTACCACCGTCAACGAGGAGCATCATCATATTAGGATAAACATGCACGACAGATCCATCTGTGATGACGTCCGAAGTTCCTTTACGATTGCTACCACGTTTATCGTCCTTGCGCACCATAACACCTTTTGTCATGACGGTTTGATCGGACATATCTTCTGGTTCGATGACTTCAAGCCATTGATCGGCCAACGTTCCTCCGATGCTACTTGTCGCTGCTTTAATGATACCCATATTTTTCTCCTGTCTTTATTTAAATTACACGCTTTCATTATACCATATAAAGAAAGGAATTTTTTACAACTTGAGTAGGATTTATTGCTTCTTGTAATTCCTCTTAATTTAGGTTATAATACTTTAAAACCTTTAACTTAGTCCAGAGAGGCTAGCAAGGATACGATAAATTATATCTCCCTTTATTTCGCGTACTTTTGTATGCGTAAAGGAAGATAGACGCTTTGTGTACACCTGCAGCCCTCTGCAGGTGTTTTTTATTGTCATTCTATGAGAAGGACAACACGCAAGAAAGCGAAGCGACTTCTGAACCGTCAGTCATTCTTTTTGCTTGAATGCGTTGGCTTATTGCAGCTAAAGTAATCGTGAACTGAAGAACACATTGACTAATAGATTCGTTTTATAAAAAGGAGGAGTGATGAAGCTTCAAGAAGAGATGCTTATTGTCAGTCAGAAAGAAGTTGCTGAAGACATCTTTGAGTTGGTACTGCAAGGCGATTTGGTAGATGATATGGAAATAGCAGGACAGTTTTTGCAATTAAAAGTTCCTAGTCAAGACTTGCTTTTACGACGGCCAATTTCGATTTCAAGCTGGAATAAGCAGGAAAAAACGTGTACATTACTCTATCGTCGAGGTGATAAAACCACGGGTACCTACCTTTTGTCAAAAATGAGTGCAGGACAAGCGGTGGATATTCTTGGTCCTTTAGGTAAAGGATTTCCCGTTGATGAAGTAACAGAAAATGATCAAGTGCTTATAGTAGGTGGAGGAATAGGTGTTCCACCCTTGTATGAGTTAGCGAAACAGCTTAGTAAAAAAGGCTGTACCATTACGGTTTTACTCGGATTTGCACGTGCAGAAGTAAAGATCCTTGAAGAACAGTTCGCACAACTCCCTAATGTTGAGGTGAAAGTAGCCACAGATAACGGTTCTTATGGTTGCCGAGGCCATGTGGGGCATCTATTCAATCAGTTTGAACAAGAGGTAGATGCTGTCTATGCTTGTGGTGCACCAATGATGTTAAAAGCCGTAGCAACAAGATTTGAAACTTTAGAGCGATTATATTTGTCAATGGAGGCACGTATGGCTTGTGGTATTGGTGCATGTTATGCTTGTGTTGTCCCGGATAAAAAAGACCCTGAACATGCTTTAAAAGTCTGTCAAGATGGGCCGGTGTTTAAAGGAAATGGAGTGGTAATATAAAATGAATCGACTTGCAGTGGAACTTCCTGGTTTGAATCTTAAAAATCCAATTATGCCTGCCTCAGGTTGCTTCGGTTTTGGTGAGGATTATGCACGATATTATGATTTAAATCAGTTGGGGTCTATAATGATTAAGGCCACAACGCTTAATCCACGTTATGGTAACCCAACGCCACGTGTTGCAGAAACAAGTGCCGGCATGCTTAATGCAATTGGTCTGCAAAATCCTGGCCTAGATGCGGTACTCTCAGATAAATTGCCTTGGCTGTATGAAAACTTTCCGGAGCTGCCTATTATTGCTAATGTCGCCGGTTCTGAACAATATGATTATGTAGCTGTTTGCGATAAAATAGGGGCAGCCCCAAATGTTAAAGCTATTGAACTCAATATTTCTTGTCCTAATGTGAAGCATGGCGGACAAGCATTTGGTACAGATCCAAAAGTTGCTTATGATTTGGTCAAGGCTTGTAAGGAAGTAGCGGATGTCCCACTGTATGTCAAGCTCTCGCCAAATGTGACGGATATTGTAGAAATCGCTCAGGCCGTAGAAGCAGCAGGAGCTGACGGGATTACGATGATCAATACCTTAATGGGAATGCGTTACGATCTGCAGACGCGTAAACCGATTTTAGCCAATATTACAGGTGGCCTCTCCGGTCCAGCGATTAAACCAGTAGCTTTAAAATTGGTTCATCAAGTGGCACAAGCAGTGGATTTACCGATTATTGGAATGGGTGGTGTTATGACCGCCCAAGATGTGCTTGAATTTTATTTGGCTGGTGCAAGTGCAGTTGCAGTAGGAACAGCAAACTTTTCTGATCCCTATGTGTGTCCGAAAATTATTGATGAACTTCCCCAGCTTATGGATAAGTATGGCATTGAAAGTTTAGAAGAATTACGTAAAGAAGTAAAAAAGGAGAAAAAAGAAAATGCATGAATCAAGACCAATGGTAGCCCTCGACTTCCCAAGTTTACGCGATGTAAAGAATTTTTTGCTGCGTTTTGATGATCACGAAAAACTCTATGTAAAAGTGGGAATGGAGCTCCTCTATCAAGAAGGGCCTGTTGTTGTAGACTTCCTTAAATTTCAAGGGCATGATGTCTTCTTAGATTTGAAACTCCATGATATTCCAAATACAGTTGGCTCAGCCATGAAAGGTCTCGCACGTTTAGGAATAGATATGATTAATGTTCATGCTGCTGGAGGGATTGAGGTGATGCAGCAAGCTAAAGAAGGTTTGATCGCTGGAACACCTGCTGGAGAAAAGGTTGCAGATTTGATTGCTGTTACTCAGCTGACTTCCACTAGCCAAGAAAGCATGCACCACGATCAAATGATTATGACAAGCTTGGAGGAATCGGTGCTACACTATGCTAAATGCACAGATGAGGCTGGTTTAGATGGCGTGGTATGTTCAGCTCATGAGGTTCAAAAGATTAAAAGTGTGACACGACCAGATTTTATCTGTTTGACACCAGGTATTCGCCCAGCAGGCACAGCTAAGGGAGATCAAAAACGCGTGATGACACCAGAAGAAGCACGCAATATTGGCTCGGATTATATTGTCGTTGGCCGTCCAATTACGCGTGCCGAAAACCCAATTCAAGCCTATCAAACCATCAAGAATGAATGGAATGGCCGCTCATAATAAAGAAAAAGCTCTGAATGAACCAGAGCTTTTTAAAGTGGCTTTTTATTAGGGATACCCGCTTTACGTGGGTACTTTTTCGGTGTTTCTTTTTTCTTTTCAATGAGAGCAATATGCCGCTCGTCGCCATTTGGAAGTTGATAATCAATTTGTTCGATAAACTTGCTTCCTAAGACGGCAATTGCATGTTTAGCGTCAGAAAGTTCTTCATCAAACTTAGCCGCTTTAAGCGACAAGAGATGCCCATTTTTCTTCAGAAAAGGAATTGTGAGTTCAGAGAGTACACTGAGGCGCGCAACTGCGCGTGCTGTAACAATGTCAAATTGAGCCCGGTAGAGGGGATTTTGGCCAAAGTCCTCAGCGCGACCGTGCAATAAAGTCACTTGCTCTAAGTGCAACTCTTTTGATAAAAGAGACAAGAAGTTGATGCGCTTATTCAGCGAATCAATAATAGTTACTTGTAGCTCTGGGAAAATAATCTTCATTGGCAGACTAGGAAATCCTGCTCCAGCACCAATATCAAGAATTTTTAGAGGCTCATTTTGAATGAGCTTATAGAGAATTGGTGCAATTGAATCATAGAAATGTTTGAGAAAGACTTCTTTTTTCTCTGTAATTGCCGTCAGGTTAATTTTTTCATTCCATTCAACGAGAAGCTCAAAATAGCGTTCAAATTGTTCTTTTTGTTGTTCACTTAAGAAAATGTCAAAAGTTTCAAGTTGCGCATAAAATTCTTCAGGGTTCATTATAAGTTCCGTTCCAAAAGTTTTCTTGTAACACTGCTAATGTTATCACGTGTTTGGCCCTCAGGGAGTTTGTTAATAAGAGTGAGAGCTTGATTGGTATAATATTGAGCCAACTCTTTAGTTTTAGTCAGCGCTCCAGAGTTTTGAATGAAGCTGTAAACTTCTTCAAATTGTTCTTTTTGAATCAAGGTTTTCACCTGATGAGGATCAATCTCTAAAGCAAAAAGAACAGGTGCAGAAAAGATACCTTGCTTGATGTCTTCATGTACAGGTTTGCCTAGGGTTTGGCTGTCGCTGGCATAATCAAGATAATCATCCATAATTTGGAAAGCAATCCCAATGTCCATCCCAATATTATAAGAAAGTTCAGATAAGTGAACATCTTGCATAATTAAAGGAGCAATTGAGGATGACATAGCAAAAAGTTCACCAGTTTTTCCAGAAATATTTTGAATATAATCATCAAGCGTTTGTTCAAAATCAAAGTGTTTGTTGAGTTGTCCAAGTTCTCCGCCTAAAAGGCGTTCAATAGAGCCGATGTTTTTGGTCAAATTTGGCAAATCAAACGAATATTTTGATAAGAGTTTAAAAACTGCCACAAAGAGATAATCGCCAGCATAAACAGCAATTGAGGGATCGTATTTTTTCGAGAGCGTCTCAACACCGCGACGTGTGTCTGCTTGGTCAACAATATCGTCGTGAATAAGCGTTGCAGTGTGCAACATTTCGACACTTGCAGCAAGCGCGATTTTACTTTTATTATCCATAGCAGTAAAATCGGAAAACATTAATAAATAAGCCGGACGTAGCATTTTTCCACCTGCATCAAACAGGTCAAAAATGGCTGACTTGATTTCTTTGTTTTTGATGCCAACCTGTTGCTTCATCAGCTTTTGAACTTTGACTAAGGAAGATTCTAGTTTTGGATATTCTGACCAAATTGTATTTTTTACGTCCATTTTTTACTTTCTTTAATAAATAATAACTGAATTGGCGCTACACGCTGAATGATTTGGTTGCCACCAACACCGATGGCAAAGCCTGCGAGCATACCGAAAAAAGAGAGCCAGGGTAAATAAAGCATTACGGAGCTTGTACCTGTAATAAGCGAAGCAACAAGCAGTTGTCCGAGATTATGAAAGAATCCTCCGACAACAGAAATACCAATGAGAGAGACCCATTTGGGGCCTAATTGCTTCATGAGGTACATGGCTAAGAGGCTTAAAATTGCTCCTGCCGCAGAGTAGATAACCACAGAAACACCTGTGAATAAAGCAGTAATTAGCAAGCGCAAGACTTGCATTGTCCAAACTTTACGCCAATCTAAGGTGAAAATGGCAATAATCATTACCAGATTAGCTAAGCCAATTTTGGCTCCCGGAGCAAAAGCGAAGAAGGAAGGAATCCAGCTCTCAAAAATCCCCATAACAACAGCTACCGCAGTGAGAAGTGCTATATAAATATTTTCTTTTACATTCATCCGCTATAATCCACTCCAGATTCTGATTGATCTCCAATGATTTGAATGACTAAATCATGAGGTAAACAAACGATAGTATCGTTAACTTTTGAAATAAAGCCACGTTGTACATCAATTTGATCGCGACAAGAAGCCTTAACAACAGCAATCGCTCCATCCTTTACCTCTATTTCATTGTAATCCCCATCTTCAGAGCGGTAAGTCCAGCGCTGATTTTTGCTTAAATCAAATGTTTTTATCACTTTCCCTTGCACACGTAATTGGGCCTTTGTCCCAGAGCTATTGTGAGGCAGGAGAAAAAAAACAGAAAAAGAAGCACA
This window of the Lactococcus garvieae subsp. garvieae genome carries:
- a CDS encoding NusG domain II-containing protein translates to MEGMKFFKEIKIKALDIIIILALFCASFSVFFLLPHNSSGTKAQLRVQGKVIKTFDLSKNQRWTYRSEDGDYNEIEVKDGAIAVVKASCRDQIDVQRGFISKVNDTIVCLPHDLVIQIIGDQSESGVDYSG
- a CDS encoding polyprenyl synthetase family protein, which produces MDVKNTIWSEYPKLESSLVKVQKLMKQQVGIKNKEIKSAIFDLFDAGGKMLRPAYLLMFSDFTAMDNKSKIALAASVEMLHTATLIHDDIVDQADTRRGVETLSKKYDPSIAVYAGDYLFVAVFKLLSKYSFDLPNLTKNIGSIERLLGGELGQLNKHFDFEQTLDDYIQNISGKTGELFAMSSSIAPLIMQDVHLSELSYNIGMDIGIAFQIMDDYLDYASDSQTLGKPVHEDIKQGIFSAPVLFALEIDPHQVKTLIQKEQFEEVYSFIQNSGALTKTKELAQYYTNQALTLINKLPEGQTRDNISSVTRKLLERNL
- a CDS encoding TPM domain-containing protein, with product MKKKRIFLTLLFTVITLFALFAFTKKSFAQQVGIDDQAGLLTGPTQSLEQEAQLLANQTKAGIFVVTTMDNTESPKDFAVNYLAQKVGQGNNGIVLMINMSQRKLYIWATGNLKHYITSSRIESILDVVQPQLSDGNYQQAIESFYAQVTHYYEQGIPGGRKYTVDPQTGAVTFHRSFRPAYILIAVILALISAGAFVIILVSRYQLKMGAHWNYGYQENGKLNLSKQSDTLVNSFITTRRIPRNNNSSGGGFSGGGGSGGGRSF
- a CDS encoding dihydroorotate dehydrogenase electron transfer subunit; translation: MMKLQEEMLIVSQKEVAEDIFELVLQGDLVDDMEIAGQFLQLKVPSQDLLLRRPISISSWNKQEKTCTLLYRRGDKTTGTYLLSKMSAGQAVDILGPLGKGFPVDEVTENDQVLIVGGGIGVPPLYELAKQLSKKGCTITVLLGFARAEVKILEEQFAQLPNVEVKVATDNGSYGCRGHVGHLFNQFEQEVDAVYACGAPMMLKAVATRFETLERLYLSMEARMACGIGACYACVVPDKKDPEHALKVCQDGPVFKGNGVVI
- a CDS encoding dihydroorotate dehydrogenase, which encodes MNRLAVELPGLNLKNPIMPASGCFGFGEDYARYYDLNQLGSIMIKATTLNPRYGNPTPRVAETSAGMLNAIGLQNPGLDAVLSDKLPWLYENFPELPIIANVAGSEQYDYVAVCDKIGAAPNVKAIELNISCPNVKHGGQAFGTDPKVAYDLVKACKEVADVPLYVKLSPNVTDIVEIAQAVEAAGADGITMINTLMGMRYDLQTRKPILANITGGLSGPAIKPVALKLVHQVAQAVDLPIIGMGGVMTAQDVLEFYLAGASAVAVGTANFSDPYVCPKIIDELPQLMDKYGIESLEELRKEVKKEKKENA
- a CDS encoding SPFH domain-containing protein, translating into MGIIKAATSSIGGTLADQWLEVIEPEDMSDQTVMTKGVMVRKDDKRGSNRKGTSDVITDGSVVHVYPNMMMLLVDGGKIIDYTAEEGYYTVKNDTAPSMFNGGLKESVQEAFFRFKFGGVTPQKQEVFYINLQEIKGIKFGTATPLQYFDNFYNAELFLRTHGTYSIRITDPILFYANAIPKNQTQVEISDINEQYLQEFLTALNTSINLYSAQGERVSFLPSKSVELSKYMADTLDEEWRKLRGIEVVAVAVSSISYTDDSQKLINMRNQGAMLGDPSVREGYMQGAVARGIEAAGSNTGGAMQAFMGMGMGMNQAGDVLGQASASNQAQMAQQEKTATKSEDMWTCSACGTENAGKFCSNCGEKKPEAAANLKIEMACSACNAVVNLANGVPKFCPECGQPFVAKPL
- the pyrF gene encoding orotidine-5'-phosphate decarboxylase yields the protein MHESRPMVALDFPSLRDVKNFLLRFDDHEKLYVKVGMELLYQEGPVVVDFLKFQGHDVFLDLKLHDIPNTVGSAMKGLARLGIDMINVHAAGGIEVMQQAKEGLIAGTPAGEKVADLIAVTQLTSTSQESMHHDQMIMTSLEESVLHYAKCTDEAGLDGVVCSAHEVQKIKSVTRPDFICLTPGIRPAGTAKGDQKRVMTPEEARNIGSDYIVVGRPITRAENPIQAYQTIKNEWNGRS
- a CDS encoding Gx transporter family protein gives rise to the protein MNVKENIYIALLTAVAVVMGIFESWIPSFFAFAPGAKIGLANLVMIIAIFTLDWRKVWTMQVLRLLITALFTGVSVVIYSAAGAILSLLAMYLMKQLGPKWVSLIGISVVGGFFHNLGQLLVASLITGTSSVMLYLPWLSFFGMLAGFAIGVGGNQIIQRVAPIQLLFIKESKKWT
- the rsmG gene encoding 16S rRNA (guanine(527)-N(7))-methyltransferase RsmG, with protein sequence MNPEEFYAQLETFDIFLSEQQKEQFERYFELLVEWNEKINLTAITEKKEVFLKHFYDSIAPILYKLIQNEPLKILDIGAGAGFPSLPMKIIFPELQVTIIDSLNKRINFLSLLSKELHLEQVTLLHGRAEDFGQNPLYRAQFDIVTARAVARLSVLSELTIPFLKKNGHLLSLKAAKFDEELSDAKHAIAVLGSKFIEQIDYQLPNGDERHIALIEKKKETPKKYPRKAGIPNKKPL